One region of Salvelinus sp. IW2-2015 linkage group LG6.1, ASM291031v2, whole genome shotgun sequence genomic DNA includes:
- the prdm13 gene encoding LOW QUALITY PROTEIN: PR domain zinc finger protein 13 (The sequence of the model RefSeq protein was modified relative to this genomic sequence to represent the inferred CDS: substituted 1 base at 1 genomic stop codon): protein MVLKPLHGEPVMQATRASTISVFADCSIPAGLRIGPVPGIFKLGKYVTDRKEVVTKRKIRLLRGEIVDESGCPVPDWIGCIRAARNSQEQNLEAVSDLPSGQIFYRVLTEIPAGEELSVWYSNTLAQWYDIPTTATPTHDEKGEERYICWYCWRIFKYPNTLKAHVHFHCALSNGRSFVNSEQARSTDSFSRSPKSGDIPYTSASPRNGHNTSISDSVRRTVSSSPFLNKAGVAKKPSSEEQDRALDMSVTSARNHGHLMGLGATSSMLSNMGFHPGVRSAFKPMGQSKVPXADVYXEETNGKHNGLGFSKLLGNMKSTRALNEPFTGSHPSKCVHPLDSISPVVPCANAVRGFPLIPNLEETSAFKHVESRMXSGLSPSRXSQMSSGFXXERFSLPQLDGVKPYNGDCNIPLMPFTVYNGELLYSSPYYPLKFHFSNLLKYPEXMSYFGAPALNQDLXSITNIDREIAMHTQQLSEIAVEKNRXRLDSXPTANTGSGKXKKGHLCLYCGKLYSRKYGLKXHMRTHTGYKPXKCKVCFRPFGDPSNLNKHIRLHAEGNTPYRCEFCGKVLVRRRDLERHVKSRHPGQTIKKAEDKTEGIFEDQEQKSDNDSDVDVCFTDDQSDQESSKIDD from the exons ATGGTTCTCAAACCACTGCACGGAGAGCCAGTCATGCAAGCAACTCGGGCATCCACTATCAGTGTGTTTGCAGACTGCAGCATCCCGGCCGGCCTGCGGATAGGACCGGTGCCGGGCATCTTCAAACTAGGGAAATACGTTACTGATCGCAAAGAGGTCGTAACCAAGAGAAAG ATTCGGCTGCTGAGGGGGGAAATCGTGGATGAATCAGGTTGCCCTGTGCCAGACTGGATTGGGTGTATCCGGGCGGCCAGAAACAGTCAAGAACAGAACTTGGAGGCTGTCTCAGATCTACCTAGTGGGCAG ATTTTCTATCGTGTGCTGACGGAGATCCCAGCAGGCGAGGAGCTGAGTGTGTGGTACTCCAACACTCTGGCTCAGTGGTACGACATCCCTACCACTGCCACTCCAACACACGACGAGAAAG GTGAAGAACGCTACATTTGCTGGTACTGCTGGAGAATATTTAAATATCCCAACACACTCAAGGCCCACGTCCATTTCCACTGCGCTCTGAGCAACGGGCGGAGCTTTGTGAACAGCGAGCAGGCCAGGAGCACAGACAGCTTCAGCAGGTCACCCAAATCCGGGGACATTCCCTACACCTCCGCCTCGCCCAGGAACGGCCACAACACCTCCATCTCAGACTCTGTCAGACGGACCGTGTCTTCCTCACCCTTCCTCAACAAAGCGGGGGTAGCAAAGAAACCCAGCTCTGAGGAGCAGGACAGAGCACTTGACATGAGCGTTACCTCGGCCAGAAACCACGGACATCTCATGGGCCTTGGCGCAACGTCTTCAATGTTGAGCAACATGGGGTTCCACCCAGGCGTGCGCTCTGCATTCAAGCCCATGGGCCAATCCAAGGTCCCCYCGGCTGACGTCTACAYAGAGGAAACTAATGGGAAGCATAATGGACTAGGCTTCAGCAAACTCCTGGGGAACATGAAATCYACGCGAGCCTTGAATGAACCTTTYACCGGAAGCCATCCCTCCAAGTGCGTCCATCCATTAGATTCCATATCTCCCGTGGTCCCGTGCGCAAACGCCGTCAGGGGTTTTCCGTTAATACCTAATTTRGAGGAGACATCGGCTTTCAAGCACGTGGAGAGCCGYATGKACTCTGGACTGTCCCCCTCGCGRTARTCTCAGATGTCCTCTGGATTCCAWWTTGAGAGGTTTTCTCTGCCTCAGTTRGATGGCGTCAAGCCATATAATGGAGATTGCAATATCCCCCTCATGCCATTCACCGTGTACAATGGCGAGCTGCTTTATAGTTCACCKTACTACCCACTGAAATTCCATTTTAGCAATCTCCTAAAATACCCGGAGWCWATGTCCTACTTTGGCGCACCTGCACTCAACCAAGACCTGYGTTCAATAACCAACATTGACAGGGAGATAGCCATGCACACTCAACAGTTGTCTGAAATAGCCGTRGAAAAGAACCGAYCRAGGCTCGACTCRWTGCCCACTGCTAACACAGGCTCAGGGAAGCRCAAAAAGGGACACTTATGTCTTTACTGTGGTAAACTGTACTCTCGYAAATACGGACTCAAGATRCACATGAGAACTCACACAGGGTACAAACCARTGAAGTGCAAAGTTTGTTTTCGGCCCTTCGGTGACCCCAGCAACCTGAATAAGCACATCCGTCTSCACGCGGAGGGGAACACRCCGTACAGGTGCGAGTTCTGTGGCAAGGTACTGGTGCGCCGGAGGGATTTGGAGCGTCATGTCAAATCAAGGCACCCTGGACAAACAATAAAAAAAGCTGAGGACAAAACCGAGGGCATATTCGAGGATCAAGAGCAAAAGAGCGACAATGACAGTGACGTAGATGTATGCTTCACCGATGATCAGAGCGACCAAGAATCCAGTAAAATAGATGATTAA
- the LOC111964699 gene encoding desmin isoform X3 produces MACVGYGNGAPVDLDASAAENKEFLSTRSGERREMVVLNDRLAVYIEKVRSLEQQNKLLEMEIDGIQNRFVKPSGLRKLYEDQLRDLKRIADQMRMQRDQALAGKEAMAGQLEITKVKYEEAVELRRRAEMEIEAFRPDVDRATSQRIALEKQLEQLEVEIEFLQRVHKAEIEELLKMIYAAHSSAQSAYDLPDISGALKQIQAQYDEIAAKNLQEMDSWYKSKFEDLNSKTTKHVDIVRSVREEVAGAKKDILNKERGLEALMTKNEALEAQIREAQEKYKKELEDLQARIEALKEELKSTKSKIALHLREYQDLLNMKMALEIEITTYRKLIEGEDLRLTTMVGTMSIMSSSSSSMSAGMSVGMAGGIGPGGSGGGMGGGMGGAGSLGGGMGAGGMGAGGMGAGGRGGAGSLGGGMGAGGMGAGGLGAGGRGGAGSIGGGGMGAGGIGAKGVGAGGVGAGGLGAGSTGAGGMAGGMDGGGIGAVASDAKGMGAGAMGAGGNGEGMGEGMGKGAGDYGYGASMEYSHEEQAVEMTERRTVLIRTVKSEDETLESDTTEQTYIISGAADDSDEE; encoded by the exons ATGGCATGTGTGGGCTATGGCAATGGGGCCCCGGTGGACCTGGACGCATCTGCTGCCGAGAACAAAGAATTCCTCAGCACGCGCAGTGGTGAGCGGCGGGAAATGGTCGTATTGAACGACAGACTTGCTGTTTACATTGAGAAG GTTCGGTCCCTGGAGCAGCAGAACAAGCTGTTGGAGATGGAGATTGACGGCATCCAGAACCGGTTCGTGAAGCCGTCGGGCCTGCGCAAACTCTATGAGGATCAGCTGAGAGATCTGAAGAGGATTGCAGATCAGATGAGAATGCAGCGG GACCAAGCCTTAGCTGGCAAAGAGGCCATGGCAGGTCAACTGGAGATAACCAAAGTCAAATACGAGGAGGCGGTTGAGCTGAGGAGGCGGGCCGAGATGGAGATAGAAGCATTCCGTCCG GATGTGGACAGAGCCACCTCTCAGCGCATCGCCCtggagaaacagctggagcagttGGAGGTGGAGATTGAATTCCTTCAGAGGGTGCACAAAGCG GAAATTGAAGAGCTACTGAAAATGATATATGCTGCCCACTCCTCAGCCCAGAGCGCTTATGACCTCCCCGACATCTCAGGCGCTCTCAAACAAATCCAAGCTCAGTATGACGAAATTGCGGCAAAGAATTTACAG GAAATGGATTCCTGGTATAAAAGTAAATTTGAAGACCTGAACAGCAAGACAACAAAACATGTGGATATAGTTCGAAGTGTCAGGGAAGAAGTTGCTGGCGCCAAGAAGGAT ATCCTAAACAAAGAGCGTGGCCTGGAAGCTCTGATGACCAAGAATGAGGCTCTGGAGGCACAAATTCGTGAAGCACAGGAAAAGTACAAGAAAGAGCTGGAGGACCTTCAG GCAAGAATTGAGGCCCTGAAGGAGGAGCTGAAATCCACCAAGTCGAAGATCGCTCTGCACCTGCGTGAATACCAGGACCTTCTGAACATGAAGATGGCTCTGGAGATTGAGATCACAACTTACAG GAAGCTGATTGAGGGCGAGGACTTGCGACTCACAACCATGGTTGGGACCATGTCCATAATGAGTAGCAGCTCAAGCTCCATGAGCGCTGGGATGAGTGTGGGCATGGCTGGAGGCATTGGACCTGGAGGCAGTGGTGGAGGAATGGGTGGAGGAATGGGTGGAGCTGGAAGCTTAGGTGGAGGCATGGGTGCTGGAGGGATGGGAGCTGGAGGCATGGGTGCAGGAGGCAGGGGTGGAGCTGGAAGCCTTGGTGGAGGAATGGGTGCTGGAGGGATGGGAGCTGGAGGATTGGGTGCAGGAGGCAGGGGTGGAGCTGGAAGCATTGGTGGTGGAGGAATGGGAGCTGGAGGAATTGGAGCCAAAGGCGTGGGTGCTGGAGGCGTGGGTGCTGGAGGCCTAGGAGCTGGAAGCACAGGTGCTGGAGGAATGGCTGGAGGCATGGATGGTGGAGGAATTGGTGCTGTAGCCAGTGATGCTAAAGGCATGGGTGCTGGAGCCATGGGTGCTGGAGGCAATGGTGAAGGCATGGGCGAAGGCATGGGAAAAGGTGCAGGTGATTATGGGTACGGCGCCTCCATGGAGTACTCCCACGAGGAGCAGGCAGTGgagatgacagagaggaggacggTGCTCATCAG AACAGTTAAATCAGAGGATGAGACACTGGAAAGCGACACAACGGAGCAAACCTACATAATCTCTGGCGCTGCCGACGACTCGGACGAGGAATAG